ATTGAGGGAAATCGCTCCAGAGTATTCAAGGGCAAGACCTGAGTTGCTGGTCTGTGAGGCAGAGGCACTTCTCGGAATGCGCGAACTAGACCGCGCGGCCACCGTTCTGGGCGAGTTATTCTGCGAGGATCGGAAGCTGTTGCCTCCCCTCCTGCTCAGGAGGATGGCGGTCATCCTCAAGGACGAGAAGTTCAGGCCATCGGCAACCAATATTGCGTGGCCGATCTTAGCGGCCGCCGCACAAAAGGATGACCGCGCACAAATCAGTCTAGACCGCGTCCACGATTTCGTGGGCGACTACATCGAATCGCAGGGAGCGACGAAGCCAACTGAGTTAACGAAGTATGAGGATAGCTTACCGATTGAGCTGATCGTCTTTCTGGCGGAGTGCTGCACGCCCGACATCCTGGAATCGTCGATGTGGTACAGGAGTCGAGAAGAGCTATTGAAGGATCGATTGTCGCTCTGCGAACAGTTGATCGGTCGGTTTCAATTCCGAGAGCCCGAATTGCAGCGAGAGATTGCGGCGTTGACGAGGCAGTTAGCTATCCTCGACCTAACGAGCGAGATCCAGAGAAGCCGCATCTTCATCGACACCGACGCAATACTCAAAAACCTAGATGAGGCCACTTGGTCGCAGACGAACAGCCTGCTAACCGTCCGCGCATTGCGAAGCAACGAGTTGCAGAGGGGGCTGAAATTGTTGCGGATCCCGAATCCCGAAGGCGGGAAGGTGACCGTAGTTGTCGTGGATGAGGGTAAAGCATTTTTCGAGACAGTATTTGAGAAAATCAAGCAGCAGTTCTTGTACAGTCCAGAACTTGGGCTCGATGCAAACCTAAGTCAGCGGGTTCGGCACGGCACGCTGGCGGGCGAACTGCGTGCGATTTTTGACCGCCTCCACCTCAGCACCAAGACACAGTCGGACGGCTCGTACGAACCGAACAGGCATTGGTACGAGTCGCTCGGGGTTGTGTGGAACGCTTGGCTCGCCGAGAAGGTCAACGCCTCATTTCGTGCGTTCTCTGAAGGCATCGACGAACAGATCCGCATGGTCAGGGAGGACTGGATTCAGATTCGATCAGACGCTAAGCCTGTGGGTCTATTCGAGTATGGGTTCACGGACGACGAAATCGACCGCCTCCTCAGGAGTATATCGCCCTTAGCGGAACACGCGGATGTTCACGACCTGATCGTCAGCTCACTGCTGGAGCGCACGGAGAGCTGCCTTTCCCAAGTGAGATCGGCGATTATGACGAAGCTGGCCCCAGCTATTGAGCAATTGCTCAATCAACTGGTCATTGACGTGGATGACGCGGTCGGCAGTGGCGTCACATCTGTCGTAAGCCTGCGTAACGTCGTTACTCAATGCAAGACGGAGTTTGGGCGGCAACTTGAGAAAATTCAGGGGTGGTTCTACGTTGATAATCGACACGAGCAGAAGCCGTTTCACTTCCCCGCTCTAGTGGGCGGGGTGGAAGAGGTGCTGAACCGGATCAACTCGCCTTGCACCGTCGCCCTCTTAAAAGCTTCTGGCAGCGATGTTCCAATCCAGGGGGCGTACTTCCGTCCATTATGGGATCTGCTGGTCATCCTGTTTGATAATGCGTCACGACACTCGGGTGTGGATGCCGTCAGTATCCACCTCACCGCCGAATTCCGGGCCGACTCTACCCAGATACGATGTCTGAACGAGATGCGAGAGAACAGCGACATTGGCCAACTTCGGGCAAAGGCTGAGCAGCTCAATTTGCTCTCTCTGACAAATCAAAGCGACCTAAACAAGTTGCGAGAAGAAGGAGGAAGTGGCACCGCAAAGCTGCACAAGATTGTCCGCCACGAACTCGGGCGTGATCGGCATGACTACCGAATTACGTTCGGCGTCACTGCGGTCAACGAATTCGAGGTGCTGATCACGCTTCAAATGGGGCTTACCAATGCGCATCCTGCTGATTGAAGACGATGCGAATAAGGCCGAGCAGATCGGCAATTTCGTGGCCAGTATACTTCCCGACAGGGAGATGGTCGTCCGCCGCGCGTTTCAGAGCGGCCTGCGCGAAGCTGTTCTAGGTGCGTATGGGGCCATCCTACTTGACATGACCATGCCAACCTACGAAGTCGGCCCTCGGGAACCGGGTGGGCGAGAGCGCCGTTATGCCGGGCGGGAAATTCTGCGCCAGTTGGAGCGTAGATCACTCCGCACGCCGGTCATTGTGATAACTCAGTACGAGCAGTTTGAAGAGAACGGCGAAAACGTAACTCTCTCTGAACTGGTTAGCCAACTGCGAAATGACTACCCGGCAATCTTCCTTGGTGCTGTTTTCTACCAGGCGTCGAATACGAGCTGGATGGATCAGCTTAAATCACTACTTGCACCCCTTGGGACCAAAGGTGACTAAACTCGAATGCCTGATCGTCGATGACGACGAGCTCAAACGCGATCGAATCAAGCAAACCATCAACGGGGAGGTTGGCGAAGGGAACGTACGGGTAACTACGGTCGGCTCCGCGAACGAGACGATTGACCTCCTC
This DNA window, taken from Tuwongella immobilis, encodes the following:
- a CDS encoding response regulator transcription factor, whose protein sequence is MRILLIEDDANKAEQIGNFVASILPDREMVVRRAFQSGLREAVLGAYGAILLDMTMPTYEVGPREPGGRERRYAGREILRQLERRSLRTPVIVITQYEQFEENGENVTLSELVSQLRNDYPAIFLGAVFYQASNTSWMDQLKSLLAPLGTKGD